The following coding sequences lie in one Kribbella sp. NBC_00709 genomic window:
- a CDS encoding MFS transporter, which translates to MSLGRDFRRLWVAFTVSAFGSAVGLGALPLVAVLALGSSTLQVSMLAALSALAGAAIALPMGDFIEQRRKRPVMIAADLVRFAALVSVPIAAAFGVLTFAHLCVAGVLQAAGTIAFQAASGAHLKALIPAAGRAEANSRFEQTNWVSLSIGPAIGGALVSLVGATITLAVDAVSFLGSAIGIRRIQQPEPEPVKREGKADITAGWRYILQHRGLRALFWNSQLFGGPVMMTSPLLAVFMLRDLGLAAWTYGVMLGVSCIGGVIGARMAPRLTRRYGLHWMLLVFGVLRAPWLLLFPLAPHGMGGFVLLTAAETALLVGAGAFNPSFATYRMEQTEDGFMSRVVGSWSISSRCVQPAFIALGGVLATLVGMRGALWVAGICCTLSAVLLPWRAARPAPLPEPA; encoded by the coding sequence ATGTCTTTGGGTCGAGACTTCCGCCGGTTGTGGGTCGCGTTCACGGTCAGTGCGTTCGGATCGGCGGTCGGGCTCGGCGCCTTGCCTTTGGTCGCGGTTCTCGCGCTCGGCTCCAGCACCTTGCAAGTCTCGATGCTCGCCGCATTGTCCGCGCTGGCCGGCGCCGCGATCGCCTTGCCGATGGGGGACTTCATCGAGCAGCGGCGGAAGCGGCCGGTGATGATCGCGGCGGACCTGGTGCGGTTCGCCGCTCTCGTCTCGGTGCCGATCGCGGCGGCGTTCGGCGTACTGACGTTTGCGCACCTGTGCGTCGCGGGCGTGCTGCAGGCCGCCGGCACGATCGCTTTCCAAGCCGCGAGCGGTGCGCATCTGAAGGCGTTGATCCCGGCAGCCGGTCGGGCCGAGGCGAACAGCCGGTTCGAGCAGACCAACTGGGTCTCGCTGAGCATCGGTCCGGCGATCGGCGGCGCACTCGTCAGTCTGGTCGGCGCGACCATCACGCTGGCGGTCGATGCGGTGTCGTTCCTCGGGTCGGCGATCGGGATCCGGCGGATCCAGCAGCCCGAGCCGGAGCCGGTCAAGCGGGAGGGGAAGGCGGACATCACCGCGGGCTGGCGATACATCCTCCAGCACCGCGGATTGCGGGCCCTGTTCTGGAACTCGCAGCTCTTCGGCGGGCCGGTGATGATGACATCGCCCCTGCTGGCGGTCTTCATGCTGCGCGACCTGGGCCTGGCCGCGTGGACCTACGGAGTGATGCTCGGCGTCTCCTGCATCGGCGGCGTCATCGGTGCACGGATGGCGCCACGCCTCACCCGGCGGTACGGACTGCACTGGATGCTGCTGGTCTTCGGCGTACTGCGGGCGCCTTGGCTGCTGCTCTTCCCGCTGGCGCCGCACGGGATGGGTGGGTTCGTGCTGCTCACCGCGGCGGAGACTGCTCTGCTGGTTGGGGCAGGTGCGTTCAACCCGTCGTTCGCGACGTACCGGATGGAGCAGACCGAGGACGGGTTCATGTCGCGCGTGGTGGGGTCGTGGTCGATCAGCTCGCGCTGCGTGCAGCCGGCGTTCATCGCGCTCGGCGGGGTGCTCGCGACGCTGGTCGGGATGCGGGGCGCCTTGTGGGTGGCGGGGATCTGCTGCACGCTCAGCGCCGTACTGCTGCCGTGGCGGGCGGCTAGACCAGCCCCATTGCCTGAGCCAGCCTGA
- a CDS encoding NUDIX domain-containing protein — MQAWAEEFPELFAPDHWPWGELDVQYSTDRPPDELISNVHVIGRSGNGIVVCSNDLGWRFLPGGTREPGETIEQLVHRELLEEAGARLTSPLTWLGAHRAEHGRPAPYRPHLPHPISYWATVVADVVVDQQPTNPADGEQVVEVLVLPPDQAAGYLDAKADGGAMGSQVRLAQAMGLV, encoded by the coding sequence ATGCAGGCCTGGGCAGAGGAGTTCCCCGAGCTGTTCGCACCGGACCATTGGCCCTGGGGTGAGCTCGATGTGCAGTACTCCACCGATCGCCCGCCGGACGAGCTGATCAGCAATGTCCACGTGATCGGGCGGTCCGGGAACGGAATTGTTGTCTGTAGCAACGATCTGGGGTGGCGCTTCCTGCCCGGCGGCACCCGTGAGCCGGGCGAGACGATCGAGCAGCTTGTCCACCGCGAACTCCTCGAGGAGGCAGGGGCCCGGCTGACAAGCCCGCTGACCTGGCTCGGTGCTCACCGGGCCGAGCACGGTCGGCCCGCGCCGTATCGTCCGCATCTCCCGCACCCGATCTCCTACTGGGCCACCGTCGTCGCGGACGTGGTCGTCGACCAGCAGCCGACCAACCCCGCCGACGGCGAACAGGTGGTCGAGGTTCTCGTGCTGCCACCGGACCAGGCGGCCGGCTACCTGGACGCCAAGGCCGACGGCGGCGCGATGGGCAGCCAGGTCAGGCTGGCTCAGGCAATGGGGCTGGTCTAG
- a CDS encoding deoxyribonuclease IV, with product MTVKLGAHVEQEDPLAEAADRGADLVQFFLGNPQDYKAPKLAYADGEEALKTRAAAAGVDLYVHAPYRLNVANTNNRIRIPSRKLLQQTLDKAAEIDVKGVIVHGGHVGDEDDPEAGFDNWRKCIERAELPVPLLIENTAGGENAMARQLERIARLWEAVQASGNDRLDNVGFCLDTCHFHAAGEELPTIVEKVKAITGRIDLVHANGSRDEFGSGADRHSNFEEGHIDPADIVAVVQAAGAPVVVETPNANNGQKADLDYLRSHLK from the coding sequence ATGACTGTGAAGCTCGGTGCGCATGTGGAGCAGGAAGACCCGCTGGCGGAGGCGGCCGACAGGGGCGCCGACCTGGTGCAGTTCTTCCTGGGGAACCCGCAGGACTACAAGGCGCCGAAGCTCGCGTACGCCGACGGCGAGGAGGCGCTCAAGACCCGCGCCGCCGCCGCGGGCGTGGACCTCTACGTGCACGCGCCGTACCGGCTGAACGTCGCGAACACGAACAACCGGATCCGGATCCCGAGCCGCAAGCTGTTGCAGCAGACGCTGGACAAGGCGGCGGAGATCGACGTCAAGGGCGTGATCGTGCACGGCGGGCACGTCGGTGACGAGGACGACCCCGAGGCCGGGTTCGACAATTGGCGCAAGTGCATCGAGCGGGCCGAGCTGCCGGTGCCGTTGCTGATCGAGAACACCGCCGGCGGCGAGAACGCGATGGCCCGGCAGCTGGAGCGGATCGCGCGGCTGTGGGAAGCGGTGCAGGCCTCGGGCAACGACCGCCTGGACAACGTCGGGTTCTGCCTGGACACCTGCCACTTCCACGCGGCCGGCGAGGAGCTGCCGACGATCGTCGAGAAGGTGAAGGCGATCACCGGGCGGATCGACCTCGTCCACGCCAACGGGTCACGCGACGAGTTCGGCTCCGGCGCGGACCGGCACAGCAACTTCGAGGAGGGTCATATCGACCCGGCCGACATCGTGGCGGTCGTGCAGGCGGCCGGCGCCCCGGTCGTCGTCGAGACCCCGAACGCGAACAACGGGCAGAAGGCCGACCTGGACTACCTCCGGTCGCACCTCAAGTAG
- a CDS encoding SDR family NAD(P)-dependent oxidoreductase — MTRKVALVTGSASGIGAATVRRLAADGMTVAVHSRSSYEAGKALAAELGGTYHQADLSDDAAAQALVPEVVSEHGRLDVLVNNAGISWPVPHAALDGLSADDWRKLLDVNLIAPWLLCTAALPALRESGGCIVNVTSHAGVRPKGSSIAYAASKAALNHVTKLLAAALGPDVRVNAVAPGLVDTPLTESWTDAQELWKTRSPMRRAAQPSDVADLISAVIHNTYLTGEVILLDGGLNLR; from the coding sequence GTGACGCGCAAGGTGGCGCTGGTGACCGGCTCCGCCTCCGGCATCGGAGCGGCCACGGTACGGCGGCTGGCCGCGGACGGGATGACTGTCGCGGTGCACTCGCGATCCAGCTACGAGGCTGGGAAGGCGCTGGCTGCCGAGTTGGGTGGGACGTACCACCAGGCCGACCTGTCCGACGACGCAGCTGCCCAGGCGTTGGTGCCGGAGGTGGTCAGCGAGCACGGGCGTCTCGACGTACTCGTGAACAACGCAGGCATCAGCTGGCCCGTCCCGCACGCTGCACTCGACGGCCTCAGTGCAGACGACTGGCGGAAGCTCCTCGACGTCAACCTGATCGCGCCGTGGCTGTTGTGTACGGCGGCCCTCCCGGCGTTGCGCGAATCCGGTGGATGCATCGTCAACGTGACCAGCCACGCGGGCGTCCGACCGAAGGGCAGCTCGATCGCGTACGCCGCCTCGAAGGCCGCGCTGAATCACGTGACCAAGTTGCTCGCTGCTGCTCTCGGACCAGACGTTCGCGTCAATGCAGTCGCACCCGGTCTCGTCGACACACCCCTCACCGAGTCGTGGACCGACGCGCAGGAGCTGTGGAAAACCAGGAGCCCGATGCGTCGCGCCGCGCAGCCGTCGGACGTCGCGGACCTGATCTCCGCGGTGATCCACAACACCTATCTGACCGGTGAAGTCATCCTGCTCGACGGCGGCCTGAACCTGCGCTGA
- a CDS encoding MFS transporter, whose product MLLPVILAAALMNAAMVAASAVSAIVIADDLGPALAGLPNTAGVLGTAAGAMAVGRWTARLSRAQALRTGYGVGVAGGASTVLAAVGAPVALLFVGMFLLGVGNAASLLSRYAAADAAPPSRRSSAMSTVVWASTLGAAGGPFLMAPSQSFASGIGLPALAGPFLLALAAVFSALVASTYIRRTSSTDTPQVRRASGGRSVLLAAGVMVVGQLVMVSVMTAVPVHTHLHHDGLGLLGVMLSAHTLGMFALSPLTGWCIDRFGPRVVTLAGLIGLLAAAVLVTRTGLVFTPALFLLGYAWNLCYLGGSAQLGSAELESRVESSIWTVSALATASSPWLFTLGGFPVLALISVILAVPLLVLVVRRGERIVVLR is encoded by the coding sequence ATGCTGCTTCCCGTCATTCTCGCCGCCGCCTTGATGAACGCCGCGATGGTCGCCGCCAGCGCGGTCAGCGCCATCGTGATCGCCGACGACCTCGGCCCTGCCCTGGCCGGTCTGCCCAACACCGCAGGTGTCCTCGGTACAGCTGCCGGCGCCATGGCGGTCGGACGCTGGACAGCGCGGCTCAGCCGGGCACAAGCACTCCGGACCGGGTACGGCGTGGGTGTCGCCGGGGGAGCGTCGACGGTTCTGGCCGCTGTGGGTGCACCGGTCGCGCTGCTCTTCGTAGGCATGTTCCTTCTCGGCGTCGGTAACGCAGCGAGCCTCCTGTCTCGCTACGCGGCCGCCGACGCCGCACCGCCTTCCCGACGTTCATCGGCGATGAGCACTGTCGTTTGGGCCAGCACGCTCGGTGCCGCCGGCGGACCGTTCCTCATGGCGCCGTCACAGTCGTTCGCTTCGGGCATTGGCCTGCCTGCGCTCGCAGGTCCGTTCCTGCTCGCTCTGGCTGCAGTGTTCTCCGCACTGGTCGCCTCGACGTACATCCGGCGTACCAGCTCCACTGACACGCCTCAGGTACGTCGAGCGTCCGGCGGTCGATCGGTACTACTGGCCGCTGGCGTGATGGTCGTGGGTCAACTGGTGATGGTGTCGGTGATGACAGCCGTCCCTGTCCACACGCACCTGCACCACGACGGTCTCGGGCTGTTGGGGGTGATGCTGTCTGCCCACACCCTGGGGATGTTCGCCCTGTCCCCGTTGACTGGTTGGTGCATCGACCGCTTCGGGCCCCGCGTGGTGACGCTCGCCGGACTGATCGGGCTATTGGCCGCCGCAGTACTGGTCACCCGGACCGGACTGGTCTTCACGCCCGCGTTGTTCCTGCTCGGCTACGCGTGGAACCTCTGCTACCTGGGCGGCAGCGCCCAGCTCGGGTCCGCCGAACTGGAAAGCCGGGTGGAGTCGTCGATCTGGACCGTCTCGGCGCTCGCCACCGCCTCATCGCCCTGGCTGTTCACGCTCGGCGGGTTCCCGGTACTGGCGCTGATCTCGGTGATTCTCGCCGTACCGTTGCTCGTGCTGGTGGTCCGTCGCGGTGAGCGCATCGTCGTACTCCGGTGA
- a CDS encoding Lrp/AsnC family transcriptional regulator, which yields MTFQERELDSTDWQILAALQSDGRLSFNQLGKRVNLSPPAVADRVRRLEEAGVIKGYRAEVDPARAGQPLSAFVQMRCTTGRCLLKTTRAEDFPEVLEIHKLSGNSCSMLRVRVTSMRHLEGLFERLGEHGEMNTHIVLSTEFEGRPVQPPTDDERKVTRSAGWGS from the coding sequence ATGACCTTTCAGGAGCGTGAACTCGACTCCACGGACTGGCAGATCCTGGCCGCCCTGCAGTCCGACGGGCGGCTGTCCTTCAACCAGCTCGGCAAGCGGGTCAACCTGTCCCCACCGGCAGTCGCCGATCGGGTACGACGCCTGGAAGAGGCCGGCGTGATCAAGGGCTACCGCGCCGAGGTCGACCCGGCGCGGGCCGGTCAGCCGCTGTCGGCGTTCGTCCAGATGCGCTGCACGACCGGCAGGTGCCTGCTGAAGACCACGCGCGCCGAAGACTTCCCCGAGGTGCTCGAGATCCACAAGCTGAGCGGCAACTCGTGCTCGATGCTGCGCGTGCGGGTGACGTCGATGCGGCACCTGGAAGGACTGTTCGAGCGACTCGGTGAGCACGGCGAGATGAACACGCACATCGTGCTGTCCACCGAGTTCGAAGGCCGCCCGGTGCAGCCGCCGACCGACGACGAGCGGAAGGTGACCCGGTCGGCAGGATGGGGTTCCTGA